The region NNNNNNNNNNNNNNNNNNNNNNNNNNNNNNNNNNNNNNNNNNNNNNNNNNNNNNNNNNNNNNNNNNNNNNNNNNNNNNNNNNNNNNNNNNNNNNNNNNNNNNNNNNNNNNNNNNNNNNNNNNNNNNNNNNNNNNNNNNNNNNNNNNNNNNNNNNNNNNNNNNNNNNNNNNNNNNNNNNNNNNNNNNNNNNNNNNNNNNNNNNNNNNNNNNNNNNNNNNNNNNNNNNNNNNNNNNNNNNNNNNNNNNNNNNNNNNNNNNNNNNNNNNNNNNNNNNNNNNNNNNNNNNNNNNNNNNNNNNNNNNNNNNNNNNNNNNNNNNNNNNNNNNNNNNNNNNNNNNNNNNNNNNNNNNNNNNNNNNNNNNNNNNNNNNNNNNNNNNNNNNNNNNNNNNNNNNNNNNNTGTTTAtgtagaattttataaatattgttttatatgaaaatggaatattttatccaatatttttatttagttctattagataaaaaattcactttaaatgaatgatttagatacctaaatttatttttagatatgaaatgtatatttttcatttatatattatatttttagcaagtttcgaaatttttgagtaaaaatgatcaaaatacccctgtgtagtaaaaattactttttgattgtctttgatttgaaaatagtctatattcctttaaaacatgatatttagtaactattactcacaggggaggcAAAAAACTGATGATAGAGTCTtgtgaggtttcgattgacattctgGGTAAGGTATGTTTATCGGGACATCGCTGCGGTGTCATGGGCTCGAAGAGAGTACCGGATCGTGACAATATATGGTTCCATGAGCTTTATCTACATgagtataaataataattaaatcacaaacttatggataaagaacttcttgaatgttattatgaataacaaaatgttatacatgaatatctcaaaaatGGAATTCCCATACACAACTGATGAAGAAATTCTTTCATTGTCTTCCCAAATCATAGAGACCTAAGGTCACTGCCATAGAAGAAGCCAAAGACCTAAATGTACTTAAGTTAGATGAGCTTCTAGGTTCTCTACTTACTTATGAAATGACCCTTAGGcatgagaaagaaagatatGAAGCAATTAAAgggaaattaaaaagaaaagatatttCTCTCAAGGATGTAAAGTTGAGTGATAAAAAGTCACTTGAAAGTgacaatgaaaaagaagatgatAAGGAGATAACATTATTGACCAGAAAGTTCAATAGATTTTTGGGGAGCAAATAGGGAAACAGAAAACCTTTcagaagaaaagaacaaagaagaaaTCTAGGAAGAGATATTCCAAAGGTTgattatggaaatgatattaTCAATTGTTATGAATGCAAAAAGCCTAGTCACACCAAATATGAATGTCCAGAACTTAAAAAGAATCATCAAAGAAACTCCAAGAGAAAAGCTATGATAACTACATTGAGCGATAGTGATGAATCCCAAGATAAGTAGGAAGAGAAAATTGCAAATCTGTGTTTCATGGGAGTTGAAGACTCTAAGATATGTTCTTCAAACATTGCTTATTGTTCTAATGATTATAATGAAAATCGATATTCTTTTGATGAACTTCAGGATGCATGCAATGACTTAATATTTGAGTTTGAacatatgaaataaaaaaaaaaaagctcatCTTAAAGCTTAAGATAAAGAATGATTACATGATTACATTAAGTTTAAGCTAGAAAACAAGGTAAAGATTTTAGAGGATGAAGTGAATAACTTAAATGAGAAAGGGGATTTCTTGAATCTCCTATGAATGTTGATCAAAACATCGATGAACTCTAATCAAAACACCATTGAGATTTCATATTCATATCGGTATTGCATGACCCATTCTGATACCATGTTACATTTCAAGGATCAAATCAAGATTAAAGGTCTATAAAGAAGAattgagagaaagaaaatagaactaagagagagagagagaaaatgaatttgtaATAGAAAGGTTACTATTTATATTAGTAACTAACTATATTGATTAAcaaactaataataataacaaatcaAATTTCTAACAATGATTAAGTTAAATAGCATGTTGTTCCTCAGGTGTAGTGAGCTTGttctccttttctttattaatcCATAATATATATGGTAAAATATATTGACCGCTTTAagtttatatcaaaattatatggaggttcattagtttttgaaatgaaTACTGTgtctcaaaaaaatatttttcgcTAGACACGTTAGTCTAACCGTTAGTATTTTCATCAACTTGCTTATGTGGTAAGGgtagaaagataattttacttctaattaatttttatgattataattatataattttattattattttattaattaaaaaaaaactacccTATTAGAGAGCATCAGAACTCCCTTGGGGAGCCTTGATTAAGCTCCTTAAGGGAGCATCGGAGCTCCTTTGGGGAGCCAGATCGAGGCTCCCTAAGAAAGCATCGAGTTCTCTAAGGGGAGTATCGAGTGCTCCTTTGGGAGCCCTAATCGAGCTTCATAAAGGAGCACTGGTTCTCTCCTCCTCTAAGGAGCACTGATCGAtgctttttatatttttaaatataataatataattttttaaactaataaaaataaaaagatattttaatattttttattatttttgttaataatgTTTGTAgttttgagataaaatatatattttaaaagatcaAGTATTTGTACTATTTTATGGTAATATATATCTACAGATACCAGCTGACCCGCTTGCTCAAAGAGCGGTAGAAGTCCTCTGCCCCTGGTCTTAAAAATTATACCGCTTGACGAAGACCAAAAGACAGAAAGTGAAGGAAAATGGCccttaaaattttagaaaagacaAAAGCTAAAAGCGTCAGATCAGATGCTCTGCTTGCAGCTCACAGTGGAATATAGGCCCTTGAGACCTCCTGTAAGATTACGCTGGAATTTTCTTTCCTCAATCCACAAATACCCCCGAAGTTGAACGTTTTTTCTTTCCCCCTGCTTTGTTTTTCCCTCTGAGGTAACCTGGTAATTCTCCTCCCAACTCTCCCTCCTCTGTTTCCAGTTTCCACCACCATTTCTCTATAACCAACAGCCATGGATCGTCTCAACGGTCCTGCACGTCTCATGATAGTTTCAGATCTTGATCAAACAATGGTAtataaaaaagcaaaaaagaaagaaaaaatcccTTTTGCATAAAGTAAACAAGCCATTGAATTCCAAGCGATTTCATCATGCTGTATTAATGTAATTCCAGGTTGATCATGATGACCCAGAAAACCTTTCTCTTCTTCGGTTCAATGCTCTTTGGGAAGCCTATTATCGCCAGGATTCTTTGCTGGTGTTTTCCACTGGAAGGTCACGAATCAGTTATAAACAGCTGAGGAATGAGAAGCCCCTGTTGACCCCAGATGTAACTATAATGTCTGTGGGAACTGAGATTGCTTATGGTGAATCAATGGTACCGGATTATGATTGGGAACAATTTTTGGACCACAATTGGGACCGGGATATTGTCAATCAGGAAACAGCTAAGTTTCCTCAACTCATTCCCCAGgtatgttttttatattttatttttaaagaaaggaCAATTTGAATTCTGTTCTTGTTCAGCTAAGGATGACCAGCTCTTTCAGTAGTTTTAACTAATTGAAATAATGGGGTTGCTTGCAATTCTAGTTTTAAGCTTCCTTTGGTTGTTGCTTTCGTTATTTGTTCTTCTGCAGCTAACCTTGTTTACATTTGGAGATTTCTCTGTTTGGGCATTTTATTGTTGGCTGGCTTCTCTTTTGAGTTAGTTTTATTTGTATCAGCTTGGGTATTAGTTTTTGGTCTTTTTGATAAAATTCTTTTTGCCTTGCAAAAGgaatttgcttttattttcagaagttaaaagcaaaagtgaatttaaatgcaaaaatggaagaatttttctttttgaaaattaaaatgaaatattatcATTTGTTTGTAATAGTTGAATTTGTGTCACATTTTAGTCCAGTTTCATTTGCTGTTTCCAATCAAAAATGATTCTGCTTCTCTCAATACTATTTCCTTTTAGCAAATGTTTAAGcaataaaagtttaaattattaCCAGTTGTTTAATTAATGtgattgatttcattttagttttaacATAAAAACCAATTACCTATTACTTTTACTTTGGGCTGATCAAATGGAcatgatttttttacttttttgaataaaaaaaatgcaggACTTTAgtttagaaaaaattaattttattttaatgcaTGTTACATTGTagtatttaatcaaatatggttttgctctttttttcaGCACACTACTTATGGATTTTAGGAAGTGAAAatcaaaaaaccaaaagcaagagaaataaaaattgtaACAAGTCTAAGAAGTTTATGTTTTCATTGCAGTCAGATAAAAACCAACGACCTCACAAGGTTAGCTTTTTTCTGGAGAAGGCTGAGTCATTAGAAGTAATCAAGGCACTCTCAGAATGTCTAGAGAAACGCGGGGTGAgattgtgtttttcttttatttaaaaattgttttccCATGTGATAAATGATTTTGCATGACAAGGCATGTATAGGAATTGATTCCTTTATTTAGTGCTTATGTTTCTGgagattttatttcctttttctcatAAATTGTTTTCGACCTTAATTGCTTCTTTGGCAGTTAgatgttaaaattatttatagcAATGGGACAGCGTTGGATGTATTACCAAAAGGCGCTGGTAAAGGACAAGCTCTTGCTTATTTGCTGAAAAAGTTTAAAGCTGATGGAAGAGTTCCACTTAATACACTTGTTTGTGGTGACTCTGGAAATGATGCTGAACTATTCATAGTTCCTGAAGTATATGGTGTGATGGTATGCAGCTTCAAgcttttattgtttctttttgtacTTATATTACATCTGTGTAACTTGAAGTTGAATTTACAGGTTAGCAATGCACAGGAAGAGTTATTGCAGTGGCatgaagaaaatgtgaaaGGCAATCCTCATATATTACGTTCTACTGAGAGATGTGCATCTGGAATAGTACAAGCCATTGAAAAATTTACTCTTGGGCCAAATGTGTCTCCTAGAGATATTAGAGACTTCAGAAAATGCAGAGTAAATATTTTCAGTCCTGGTCATGAAGTGGTGAAGTTCTACTTATTTTATGAGAGATGGCGATGTGCAGAAGTTGAGAAGTCTGATCAGCTTATGCAAAGTCTAAAATCAAGCTTTGTAAGTCTGAATTCTCTTCCCTTTCAAtgatttaaaacttttttactATGAATGGCATTACCCTAATCTCGACCTGGAGATGAACATGTTTTACTTCTATGGCCATGTCTAGCAAGGGTGAGATGCGATCATAAATGTCAATTTTGTCTCAGGAATGGATAAGCATAGGTAGAGGATGGCCATACCAATGCTAATGCTCTGCATGAACTAAAGCTTATGCCTTAGAGCAGGATGTGTTCATTCCATTCTATTCAGCCAATAATTCCATGTGCCTTGATTTTTATAAGAGCTTCATTCAttctattaattttgaaattgcaTTCTTTTTGGTCTTATGGTTTATTCTTTTTGCTGATTTGCTGacacttaattgattaatctTTTCTCTTCAGTATTTATTAGGTACTTTTGTCCATCCCTCTGGAATTGAGCAACCACTGAACAAGTGCATGGATATGATGGAAAGATTATATGGGGATAAACTAGGAAAGAAATATCGGGTTTGGCTGGATTGGGTTTCAGCAGCTCAGATTGATTTAAATTCATGGCTTGTGAAGTTTGATAAGTGGGAGTCAACTGGTAAGATTTGTTCAACCTTATTTGGTTGTCTACTTTGCCCTTTATAATCTCtattttatcaaaatcttATTGTCTTCCCTTTTTGGCTGGTTTTGACTTATATTTGTCTCTTCCAGTTTACTTCTTATACTGTAAGACTTAATTCTACCAAGTTGTGAAGTAACCAAATTATGCTCAATAATTTTACCAGGGCCATTCAGGTAGCTCAAACCTGTTATGTCGATGTTAGTTGATGtgtaaataaaaacaaacctAAAGGGTTCAATTCTAAGAATGTAAGAGAATCAAAAGAGAGAGAGTACTAGTGATCAAAAACACTGCCAGGAGGCTGGTTTTCTTAGTTTTTAAGCAAGGTAATAGAAAGAGTGTCTCCAGCTAAGGCATTATTGCAATAAAAGCTGAAGCTAGCCCTTAATTTGGTTTACCATCAACTTCCAAACTCACTTAAAGCGAAAATTACATACAATAACATAAGTAGTAGCCTGAACATTGTGGTTTTGCAGCACTAGGGTTTTGCATTCTAAATAGTGcttatttagaaaaatttaacTTCATAACTTTTGAAAGAGAAGTTAACTCAGCCATTTATTATTggattctatatatatatatgttgctcCCCTTGTGGGAGTCTTAACTTCTTGTTAGCTTACTGACAGAAAATAGCTCTACCTTCATTGATGACTAAGGCTCCATTTGGTTGATGCTTTCGCTCTTTaccttttgttttctatttattttttatttttgcgtTTTACATTCTATTttgcaaaagggaaaaagaaatatctctcttttactttgtCATGGGAATAGTTGAAGGTGTAACTATCCTTCTCAAGTTCATTTGCTTGTAGTTGAATAATCTTGTTCTACTATCATCCTAATTTTACACATTGGTGAGCAAAAGCTGGCTTTAACACTAAAGCttgaattttttcttcttatgaTGATCTGGATCTAATACAAAAACTTGCCTGACTGGTTTAGGTTGATTGTAAGCTTctgtttcttttctcttacATGGAGTGCCTGCAGTGTTCATTGAaattctttatgttttatgttAACAGGTGGTTTTTTGATGTATCACCAATtatctaaaaacaaaaactagagaaaaaatttattatgttttatgttAACAGGTGTACCACCAATTATCTCAAAATAAATACTTGAGAAATGGTCTAAAATTCCAATTGGAAAAACCACTAAACTCGTTTCAAATCTCAATATCAAAAGCTACCTCAAAAAGTTTGACAGGAAGGATGCCAATCTTGTACcctgaaaatgaaagaaataaatggTTTCATTAACATTTTGATTTATGTACTTGATTGAAGTTAATGCCAAATGGGAGAAATCGTTTGAGATTCATTTATGAATAGCTTCAACTACATGCttactaaatatttttattatatattttagtttatgtTTGTTTTGTCCTTCCCTCAGTAAGAGTGAGTGCCCTTGTTTTTTTCTGTTGGTGATGCTTTACCTGCAAAGCATGAGTGTGGCTTAACATTAGATGTTGGAGCCGTCATTTACTTAGCCTTCTATATACTATATTGTGAATTTCTGCTTCTTTTTATCTTCAACCATTGAACACCCAAAATGCTATTCATCTAATTGTGTAAATTGTTAGCAGGCCAACATCTTTTATGCCCTTTTATCAATTCATTTTATGGACCACTTTCTGTATAATCACTATAACtgttaatttttgaatttagaaACCTTTTAGTTTCTTATGAAATATTTCTAAATCATTCTTCCAGGGGAGACGAGGCAGTGCTGTCTTACAACAGTCTTACTGACTACAAAGGTATCCCGGCCCATATCCTGCAAATTGGTGTATTTTCTTCCCCTCTCCCTTTCAAAAACATTGTCATTGTTATTATCCCCATATGAATTCTAGCTACAGGTTTGATAATTGTGTAATCAATATTTTGTATTTCGGGTTTCAGCAAGCTGAAGAACCAGAAGCCTTCACATGGATGCACATACATCAGACATGGCTGGATGGTTTGGAAGCAAAAGACCAAACTACTTGGTTTTTCTAGTCTGCTGCCTGGATCAGCATTTCTTTCTTGTCTCAATAAGTATTTCCTGATAACACACTTCTCATAACTTACAGTTGTTCACTACAAATCTGTACCACTATTGAAGCTAAGTATTCACTTGCTTACATGATTGTTGCAGGTTCTATTCAATGAAATGCAGAAAATTCACCTGTCGTCTGGATAAGCACTGTTTTGTGCTTAATGAAGTCGTCGCTTACAATGTTTGGTGAGAGCCAAGATGCACATTTAGATAGGATTCGGAGTTGAAACTAATTCCAAGTTACCAATGGTACAATCTGAAAATTTATCAAGATAACGTGTTTAGGGTTGTGGCATCTGCCAAAGCCTGAAGATCCGGTCCACCCTGAAGATATTATTATGTTAAtaaataacatgtttttatttaattttaattgtaaaatatattgaatattaatttaaaaatattttaataaaaaatataaaacaaatagAGCGGGGGCGAGTTTGGCCCTGTCTTCGGTTTTGAAGTTAAACACTGTCTGAAAGTGATGATTGATGACACGGTTACCATAAGCTTTACCTAGCCCGGAAGGGAGTCAAAAACTGGATGAACTTGAGGGACTTTTAGCAACGGAGCTTCAGGCAAGATCAACGGCCACACAGTTTATGTTCAGGGTATCGTGACTGTAGTTGGTAT is a window of Theobroma cacao cultivar B97-61/B2 unplaced genomic scaffold, Criollo_cocoa_genome_V2, whole genome shotgun sequence DNA encoding:
- the LOC18586901 gene encoding sucrose-phosphatase 2, whose product is MDRLNGPARLMIVSDLDQTMVDHDDPENLSLLRFNALWEAYYRQDSLLVFSTGRSRISYKQLRNEKPLLTPDVTIMSVGTEIAYGESMVPDYDWEQFLDHNWDRDIVNQETAKFPQLIPQSDKNQRPHKVSFFLEKAESLEVIKALSECLEKRGLDVKIIYSNGTALDVLPKGAGKGQALAYLLKKFKADGRVPLNTLVCGDSGNDAELFIVPEVYGVMVSNAQEELLQWHEENVKGNPHILRSTERCASGIVQAIEKFTLGPNVSPRDIRDFRKCRVNIFSPGHEVVKFYLFYERWRCAEVEKSDQLMQSLKSSFYLLGTFVHPSGIEQPLNKCMDMMERLYGDKLGKKYRVWLDWVSAAQIDLNSWLVKFDKWESTGETRQCCLTTVLLTTKQAEEPEAFTWMHIHQTWLDGLEAKDQTTWFF